One part of the Arabidopsis thaliana chromosome 1 sequence genome encodes these proteins:
- a CDS encoding Leucine-rich receptor-like protein kinase family protein (Leucine-rich receptor-like protein kinase family protein; FUNCTIONS IN: protein serine/threonine kinase activity, kinase activity, ATP binding; INVOLVED IN: transmembrane receptor protein tyrosine kinase signaling pathway, protein amino acid phosphorylation; LOCATED IN: cellular_component unknown; EXPRESSED IN: 22 plant structures; EXPRESSED DURING: 13 growth stages; CONTAINS InterPro DOMAIN/s: Protein kinase, catalytic domain (InterPro:IPR000719), Leucine-rich repeat-containing N-terminal domain, type 2 (InterPro:IPR013210), Leucine-rich repeat (InterPro:IPR001611), Serine/threonine-protein kinase-like domain (InterPro:IPR017442), Protein kinase-like domain (InterPro:IPR011009), Serine/threonine-protein kinase, active site (InterPro:IPR008271); BEST Arabidopsis thaliana protein match is: HAESA-like 1 (TAIR:AT1G28440.1); Has 222922 Blast hits to 143384 proteins in 4612 species: Archae - 143; Bacteria - 22250; Metazoa - 69718; Fungi - 11673; Plants - 90830; Viruses - 408; Other Eukaryotes - 27900 (source: NCBI BLink).), which yields MSRRPDLLRGSVVATVAATFLLFIFPPNVESTVEKQALFRFKNRLDDSHNILQSWKPSDSPCVFRGITCDPLSGEVIGISLGNVNLSGTISPSISALTKLSTLSLPSNFISGRIPPEIVNCKNLKVLNLTSNRLSGTIPNLSPLKSLEILDISGNFLNGEFQSWIGNMNQLVSLGLGNNHYEEGIIPESIGGLKKLTWLFLARSNLTGKIPNSIFDLNALDTFDIANNAISDDFPILISRLVNLTKIELFNNSLTGKIPPEIKNLTRLREFDISSNQLSGVLPEELGVLKELRVFHCHENNFTGEFPSGFGDLSHLTSLSIYRNNFSGEFPVNIGRFSPLDTVDISENEFTGPFPRFLCQNKKLQFLLALQNEFSGEIPRSYGECKSLLRLRINNNRLSGQVVEGFWSLPLAKMIDLSDNELTGEVSPQIGLSTELSQLILQNNRFSGKIPRELGRLTNIERIYLSNNNLSGEIPMEVGDLKELSSLHLENNSLTGFIPKELKNCVKLVDLNLAKNFLTGEIPNSLSQIASLNSLDFSGNRLTGEIPASLVKLKLSFIDLSGNQLSGRIPPDLLAVGGSTAFSRNEKLCVDKENAKTNQNLGLSICSGYQNVKRNSSLDGTLLFLALAIVVVVLVSGLFALRYRVVKIRELDSENRDINKADAKWKIASFHQMELDVDEICRLDEDHVIGSGSAGKVYRVDLKKGGGTVAVKWLKRGGGEEGDGTEVSVAEMEILGKIRHRNVLKLYACLVGRGSRYLVFEFMENGNLYQALGNNIKGGLPELDWLKRYKIAVGAAKGIAYLHHDCCPPIIHRDIKSSNILLDGDYESKIADFGVAKVADKGYEWSCVAGTHGYMAPELAYSFKATEKSDVYSFGVVLLELVTGLRPMEDEFGEGKDIVDYVYSQIQQDPRNLQNVLDKQVLSTYIEESMIRVLKMGLLCTTKLPNLRPSMREVVRKLDDADPCVSNSQDTTGKITV from the exons ATGTCGAGAAGACCAGACCTCCTACGTGGCAGCGTGGTCGCCACCGTGGCTGCCACGTTTCTCCTCTTCATTTTCCCGCCGAATGTTGAATCGACCGTTGAGAAACAAGCTCTGTTTCGCTTCAAAAACCGCCTCGACGACTCTCACAACATTCTACAATCTTGGAAGCCTTCCGATTCACCATGCGTGTTTCGCGGCATCACATGCGACCCGTTATCCGGCGAAGTCATCGGTATTTCTCTAGGAAACGTAAATCTCTCCGGCACCATTTCTCCATCAATCTCAGCTCTCACAAAGCTCTCTACGCTATCGCTTCCATCTAACTTCATCTCCGGAAGAATCCCGCCAGAGATAGTCAACTGCAAAAACCTTAAAGTTCTCAATCTCACCTCCAACAGACTCTCCGGAACAATCCCAAACCTTTCTCCTCTAAAGTCCCTAGAAATTCTCGACATCTCCGGGAATTTTCTTAACGGAGAGTTTCAAAGCTGGATTGGGAATATGAATCAGTTGGTTTCTCTCGGTCTTGGCAACAATCACTACGAAGAAGGTATAATTCCTGAGAGTATTGGAGGTTTAAAGAAACTTACTTGGCTGTTCTTAGCTCGCTCCAACTTGACCGGGAAGATTCCAAACTCGATCTTTGATCTGAATGCTCTCGACACTTTCGACATCGCGAACAACGCAATCTCCGATGATTTCCCAATCTTAATCTCAAGATTGGTAAATCTCACCAAGATTGAGTTGTTCAACAACAGCTTAACAGGTAAAATCCCTCCGGAGATAAAGAACTTGACTCGTTTACGCGAATTCGACATCTCTTCGAATCAGTTGAGCGGGGTTTTACCTGAAGAACTCGGAGTTTTGAAGGAGCTCAGAGTTTTCCACTGTCATGAAAACAACTTCACCGGCGAATTTCCTTCTGGTTTCGGCGATCTAAGTCACCTCACTTCTCTTTCGATTTATAGAAACAACTTCTCCGGTGAATTTCCGGTTAACATCGGCCGGTTCTCGCCGCTCGACACGGTTGATATATCTGAAAACGAGTTTACTGGTCCATTTCCAAGATTCTTAtgccaaaacaagaaactacaATTCTTGCTCGCCTTGCAGAACGAGTTTTCCGGCGAGATTCCGAGATCTTACGGCGAGTGCAAATCTCTATTGAGACTAAGGATTAACAACAACCGTCTAAGTGGTCAAGTTGTTGAAGGATTCTGGTCTCTACCGCTTGCTAAGATGATTGATCTCAGCGATAACGAACTCACCGGAGAGGTTTCTCCTCAGATTGGACTTTCAACAGAACTGAGTCAGCTCATTTTACAGAACAACAGATTTTCCGGCAAGATTCCTCGTGAGCTCGGAAGATTGACTAATATAGAGAGGATTTATCTGAGCAACAACAATCTTTCCGGCGAAATTCCGATGGAAGTTGGAGATTTGAAAGAGTTATCATCTCTGCATCTTGAAAACAATTCATTAACAGGATTTATCCCTAAGGAATTGAAGAATTGTGTCAAACTTGTTGATCTGAATCTCGCTAAGAACTTCTTGACCGGAGAAATCCCTAACAGTTTATCTCAGATTGCTTCTTTAAACTCGTTGGATTTCTCAGGGAATAGGCTAACAGGTGAAATCCCGGCGAGTCTTGTGAAGTTGAAGCTGAGTTTCATTGACTTGTCTGGAAATCAACTTTCAGGAAGAATACCACCGGATCTTTTAGCGGTGGGAGGATCCACCGCGTTCTCACGTAACGAGAAGCTCTGTGTTGATAAAGAGAACGCTAAAACAAATCAGAACTTGGGGTTGAGTATTTGCAGTGGCTACCAAAACGTGAAGAGGAATAGTTCACTCGATGGAACACTCTTGTTCTTGGCTCTTGCAATTGTTGTGGTAGTACTAGTGAGTGGTTTGTTCGCGTTGCGTTACAGAGTTGTGAAGATACGTGAGCTTGATTCGGAAAACAGAGATATCAACAAGGCGGATGCGAAGTGGAAAATCGCGTCTTTTCATCAAATGGAGTTGGACGTTGATGAGATTTGTAGATTGGATGAAGATCATGTGATTGGATCTGGAAGTGCAGGAAAAGTGTACCGTGTTGATTTGAAAAAAGGTGGCGGGACAGTGGCGGTTAAGTGGTTgaagagaggaggaggagaagaaggtgaTGGAACAGAGGTCTCTGTTGCGGAGATGGAGATTCTTGGAAAGATTAGACACAGAAACGTGTTGAAACTCTACGCTTGTTTGGTTGGAAGAGGTTCTAGATATTTGGTGTTTGAGTTCATGGAGAATGGGAACTTGTATCAAGCTCTTGGCAACAATATTAAAGGCGGTCTACCAGAACTGGATTGGCTCAAAAG ATATAAAATTGCGGTGGGAGCGGCAAAAGGAATCGCATATTTGCATCATGATTGTTGTCCACCCATCATTCACAGAGATATAAAGTCAAGCAACATTTTACTTGACGGAGATTATGAGTCGAAAATCGCAGATTTTGGAGTTGCAAAAGTTGCAGACAAAGGATATGAATGGAGCTGCGTTGCTGGAACTCATGGCTATATGGCTCCTG AGCTGGCTTACTCCTTCAAGGCAACGGAAAAGAGTGATGTGTACAGCTTCGGTGTGGTTCTTCTAGAGCTAGTTACCGGTCTTCGGCCTATGGAAGACGAGTTTGGAGAGGGGAAAGACATTGTTGACTATGTCTACTCTCAGATTCAACAAGATCCGAGGAACcttcaaaatgttttggaCAAGCAAGTTTTGTCCACTTATATAGAAGAAAGCATGATTAGAGTTCTGAAGATGGGTCTTCTCTGCACTACGAAGCTCCCGAATCTCAGACCGAGTATGAGAGAGGTCGTGAGAAAGCTTGACGACGCTGATCCCTGTGTCTCCAATTCTCAAGACACAACTGGAAAGATTACAGTATAG
- a CDS encoding D-isomer specific 2-hydroxyacid dehydrogenase family protein (D-isomer specific 2-hydroxyacid dehydrogenase family protein; FUNCTIONS IN: in 6 functions; INVOLVED IN: homoserine biosynthetic process, metabolic process; EXPRESSED IN: 22 plant structures; EXPRESSED DURING: 13 growth stages; CONTAINS InterPro DOMAIN/s: D-isomer specific 2-hydroxyacid dehydrogenase, catalytic domain (InterPro:IPR006139), D-isomer specific 2-hydroxyacid dehydrogenase, NAD-binding (InterPro:IPR006140), NAD(P)-binding domain (InterPro:IPR016040); BEST Arabidopsis thaliana protein match is: D-3-phosphoglycerate dehydrogenase (TAIR:AT4G34200.1); Has 28327 Blast hits to 28320 proteins in 2696 species: Archae - 466; Bacteria - 17634; Metazoa - 719; Fungi - 1167; Plants - 499; Viruses - 5; Other Eukaryotes - 7837 (source: NCBI BLink).) codes for MTIMFKIAKATLRSRNSSVASLFYSIQARSISRQSKVVKIERIVEKEDMHVTRVLFCGPHFPDSYNFTREYLQPYPFIKVDVVHYRDVPEVIKNYHICVAMTMQMDSNVISRASNIKLIMQYGVGLDGVDIDAATKHGIKVARIPSEGTGNAASCSEMAIYLMLGLLKKQNEMQISLRNRLLGEPTGDTLLGKTVFILGYGNIGIELAKRLKPFGSRVIATKRFWPASIVDSDSRLVDEKGSHEDIYTFAGKADIVVVCLRLNKETAEIVNKEFICSMKKGALLVNIARGGLINYESAFQNLESGHLGGLGIDVAWSEPFDPNDPILKFKNVIITPHVAGVTEYSYRSMAKIVGDLALQLHEGLPLTGIEFVN; via the exons ATGACGATAATGTTTAAAATCGCAAAAGCTACGTTACGAAGCAGAAACTCAAGCGTCGCTTCGCTCTTCTACTCTATCCAAGCTCGCTCTATCTCCAG GCAAAGTAAAGTGGTTAAGATTGAGAGAATAGTTGAGAAAGAAGACATGCATGTAACTCGTGTTCTATTCTGCGGTCCTCACTTCCCTGATTCCTACAATTTCACCAGAGAATACTTGCAACCTTACCCTTTTATTAAG GTTGATGTTGTCCATTACCGCGATGTCCCTGAGGTTATTAAGAACTATCATATATGTGTGGCAATGACTATGCAAATGGATTCAAATGTTATATCTCGTGCAAGCAACATAAAGCTTATTATGCAGTACGGTGTTGGTCTCGACG GTGTTGACATTGATGCTGCTACTAAACATGGGATTAAGGTCGCTAGAATTCCTAGTGAGGGTACTGGAAATGCTGCATCTTGCTCTGAGATGGCTATATATCTAATGCTGGGACTTCTTAAGAAACAG AACGAAATGCAAATATCTCTGAGAAATAGACTACTTGGAGAACCAACCGGTGACACGCTTCTTGGTAAAACT GTATTTATCTTAGGATATGGAAACATCGGAATAGAGCTGGCTAAACGGTTGAAGCCATTTGGGTCGAGAGTAATAGCCACGAAAAGATTCTGGCCTGCTTCTATCGTCGACTCAGACT CCAGGCTAGTTGATGAGAAAGGTAGCCATGAAGACATTTACACATTCGCTGGCAAAGCCGATATAGTCGTTGTTTGTTTGAGGCTCAACAAAGAAACG GCTGAAATAGTGAATAAGGAGTTCATATGCTCAATGAAAAAG GGTGCTCTTCTTGTAAATATTGCCCGAGGTGGTCTTATTAACTATGAATCAGCTTTCCAGAATCTGGAGTCCGGTCATCTAGGAGGCCTTGGGATTGATGTGGCGTGGTCTGAGCCGTTTGATCCAAATGATCCTATTTTGAAGTTCAAAAACGTTATAATAACCCCTCATGTCGCTGGAGTTACCGAATATTCATATAGGTCCATGGCCAAG ATTGTCGGAGACCTCGCGCTTCAGTTGCATGAAGGACTTCCTCTCACCGGAATCGAATTCGTCAATTAA